In Antarcticibacterium arcticum, the genomic stretch CTTTCAAAAACTGTTTCAAAATTATAATTTTCAACCAGCCTGTATTTAGATAAATCGCAAGAAATGAGGAGAGTAAACCCCAGGAGTGCTACATAGATTTTTTTCATAAGAAGCTTGCCATTAATAATATAAACTTACTTAAATCTCTTAACGCCACCAAAACTAATATTGAAAGCCCCATTAGTGCGCGGTAAATGTATATTTTTGCTTCCACACATTTTACTATCCTTGAATAAGGCTTACTTTTATTCAAAAAAAACCAGCTAAGTGAAAGATCCGGCAAAAGTCTTCCTGATAATCTCTATTATGTTCTATTTGGGAACAATAAATGCCCAGCAAATTGAAGGCATTGTTAAGAATACCTCTACAGAGCTTCCTGTTGGTAATGTGATAGTTCAAAACCTGGACTCGCAAACTCAGGTTCTCTCTGCACCAAACGGGGCATTTCAAATTGATTACAAAACCTTACCGGTAGATCTTCGTTTTTCAGCTTCGGGATTTGAATCGCTTAATATCCAAATTAAAGAGGAAGGTGTGGTAAATATTTATCTCATTCCTTTATTAGAAAATCTTTCAGAAGTAATAATTCGAGGCACCCACATTCCCGGGGAACTACACCGTATACCGGCCGCCGTGAGCGTATTGAGCCGTCAAGACCTTGAAAAAACAGACCCCACCAATTTTGCCCAGGCTTTTAATAATGTTCCCGGTGTATATGTGAACCAGGGGGCCTTGAATACAACCAAATTAAATATTCGGGGTGTGGGTGCACGTTCCCAATACAGCACCAACCGCATACAGGCTTACTTTAACGGATTTCCCTTAACAACTGCTGAAGGGGAGTTGACTCTAGATGATATTGATCCTGAAGCGATCTCACGGGTTGAGGTGATTAAGGGGCCGGCTTCAAGTTTGTACGGTGCCGGGCTCGGGGGAGTGATCAATCTCTTTGCTGAAGAAGCGGGCAGGGGCACAACTGCTTCTGTAAACACATTGTTTGGAAGTTACAATATGACCAGGAAATCTGTTTCAGCATCTCACGGTTCAGATAACACTAATGTGTTTATAAATTACAATGATCTCCAAACTGACGGTTTTAGAGAGAACGGGGAATATGAAAGAAAATCTTTACTGGCAAATGTTAAGCTTCAAACTGCCGGTGGAAATTCACTTAACTTTCTTACCAATTTTACCAGGCTCAAAGCTTTTATACCAAGTTCAATTACAGAAGAGGCTTTAATAAATTCACCGGAATCTGCCGCTTCCAATTGGGCAGCGGCAAAAGGTTTTGAGTCCTATGACCGGGGAATGCTGGGAGTTTCCTACGAGCATTTGTTTTCTCCCACTCTCGCCAATACCACCACTGTTTATTTAAATTTCCGGGATGCTTATGAACCCCGTCCATTTGATATTTTAAAAGAGGAGAGGGTATCCGCAGGGGCACGGTCCCGATTCAATTTGGAAACCGCGGTTTTTGAAAAATTAACCAGGATAAGCTTTGGTGCAGAATATTACCGGGAATGGTATGAAAGCGGCACTTTTGAAAATTTATACCGCGAGTTTGAGAATATTGGAAGTGTATTAGGCTCCAGATTAAGCAATAATGAACAGGATAGAAATTATTCCAACATATTTGCCCAGCTCGAAATGGAACTTTCTGCCAAATTTAAAATTGAAACGGGGGTTAATATAAATTCCACCCAATATCGTCTTACAGATCTGTTTGTAGAAGATGAAGTGGATCAAACTGGCGATTATAAATTCAAAACCATTCTATCGCCAAGAATAGGAGCTACTTATGAATTACAGCGGGGAAAGAATTTTTATGCCTCTGTGAGTCATGGGTTTTCTACACCTACAGTTGCCGAGACATTAACCCCCGAAGGGCAAATAAACACAGATTTATTACCTGAAACCGGTATTAATTATGAAGCGGGGTTTAAAGGAAATTGGTTGGGTAACAATCTATATACAGAAGTTGCATTTTATTCCATACAAATAGAAGACCTGCTGGTTGCACAACGGGTGGCCGAGGATAGATACATTGGCCGTAATGCGGGAAAAACCACCCATAACGGGGTAGAGATGTTTATAAATTACCTGTATGTTCCTTTTGAAGATTTCAGCATAAAACCTTATTTCAATGCTTCCTTTAATTTCTTTGAATTTAAGGAATTTGAAGATAGGGATAATAACTTTAGCGGAAATAAAATCCCGGGAGTCCCCGAAAGCACAGTGAATCTTGGTTTGGATATTAGTTATGGCAGTTTTTCTATTTACTCCAACCTTCTTGCAGTGGGAGAAATTCCTTTGAATGATGCCAATTCCCTTTTTACCAATAATTATAAGCTTGTTAATTTAAAAGCTACCTATGGTTTTGAGGTCCTTAAAAACCTTGAAATTACTGTAAGTGGTGGGGTGAACAATGCCTTAGATGATAAATATGCTTCCAGTGTGCTTACTAACGCGATTGGGTTTGGTGCAGCAGCGCCGCGTTATTATTATCCCGGAAATCCCAGGAATTATTATACAGGAATAGGTGGGACCTTCCGGTTTTAAATTAAAGGTCGTAACGGCTCACAGGCCCGGGAACCATAAAGGCAAAATCCCCGCCGTTTTTTCTTACATCTCTCACCACAGTCGAGGATATATGCTCTTTGCCAGATGAAGCTATCAAAAATACGGTTTCTATCCCTGCCATTTTGAAATTAGTCTGGCCAATGGTCTTTTCAAATTCAAGGTCTATTACATTCCTTAATCCGCGTAAAATAAAACCTGCATTTTCTTCCTTACAAAAATCAACAGTTAAACCTTTATAGGTCATCACTTCAATTTTGGTTTCTTCTTCAAAAGTTTCTTCCAGAAACTTTACCCTGTCTACCAGGGGAAACATATATTTTTTATCGGCATTTACTCCAATAGCCAGGATGATCTTGTCAAAAAGGGGAAGTGCGCGTTCAATAATATCTACGTGCCCAAGGGTAATGGGATCATAAGATCCGGGGAAAACGGCTATTTTCATAAATGAAGGTTTTAACAAATATAATCAAATAGGATGTTTTATTATTTCCGGAAATTACACCACCCTGGAAATTATTTACTCTTCTAAAGGGCAGCTTCTATGGCGCTTCCAAAAAGATCGGTCAGGCTAATGTTTGCTTTGGCTGCTTGTTGGGGTAAAATGCTGGCTTCGCTTAAACCGGGAGTTGTATTCATTTCAATAAAATGAGCCTGGTTGTTATGGAAAATAAATTCAGACCGTGTAAGGCCTCTCATTTTGAGTCGGGAATAAATGTGCTTTGCGATCTCCTGCACCTCCAGGGTTTGCTCGTCTGAAATTCTCGCGGGAGTGATCTCCTGCGATTTTCCAAGGTATTTTGCCTCGTAGTCAAAAAACTCGTTTTCTGAAACGATCTCTGTAACAGGTAAGGCAAGTACTTCTCCTTTGTAGGTTATAACCCCCACCGAAACTTCTGTTCCGTCAAGGAAAGATTCAATTATTATCTCATCATCTTCCTTAAACGCAAATTTAATGGCCTGTTCAAGATCTTCGGCATTTTTTACTTTGGTGATACCAAAACTGCTGCCGGATTTATTGGCTTTTACAAAACAGGGCAAGCCCACTTTTCCTACTATTTCATCCACGAGAACTTCATCTCCTTTGTTCAGGAAATAATTGATCGCTGTTTTAATTCCGTAGGGTTTCAAAACACTTATTAAATCCCTTTTATTAAAGGTAAGTGCTGCCTGGTAAAAATCGCAGGAGGTTTGCGGGATGCCTACGAGGTTCAAATATGCCTGTAATAAACCATTTTCACCTGGAGTACCGTGAATAGTATTAAAAACACAGTCAAATACGATCACCTTATCCTTGATCTTAACCGTGAAGTTACTTTTATTGATAGGATATGGGGTATCATCATCGGCCACCACAAACCACTCATGTTGCATAATATGCACCCTGTAAGGCTCATATTTGGAACGGTCAAGATTTTTATAAACCATGTTTCCACTGTTTATAGAGATGCGGTATTCACTGGAATAACCGCCCATTGCGATGGCTATTTTTTTCTTCATAATAAATAATGAGGCATAATTTTCGTTAACAAAAATATGACTATTCACGTGGGTCACCAAAACCCGCCCGTTTTTATATCTTTGCATATTATAAAAAATTTATGAGCCTATTTAAATTTATCTTCAGCAAAACCTTTTTAATTCAATTGGGGTTAGCCGTTCTTGCTTTAATAATAATTGCTTTTTTAACACTACAATGGTTGGATTTTTCTACCAATCAAGACCAGAGAATTGAAGTGCCGGACCTTTCGCGTCTTTCACTAAATGTAGTTGAAGACAGGCTGGACGAGCTGGACCTGAGATTTGAGATCCTGGATTCGGCCAATTTTAATCCGGACTATCCTAAATATTCAGTGATAGACCAGGTTCCTTTACCGGGAAAACATGTAAAAGAAAATAGGAAGATATACCTAACGCTCAATCCTTCGGGATTTAGAAAAGTTGAGGTGCCGGACCTTATTAGAAGAACCCGTCGCCAGGTAGAGCCTACCCTAAGATCACTGGGGTTTGAAATTGGAGATGTAACCTTTAAACCAGACATTGCCAAAGATGCCGTACTGGAATTAAGACATAAAGGAAAACTGGTTCAACCGGGGGATGAATTAATGAAGACATCTGTGATAGATCTTGTTCTTGGAGATGGATCAGACCGTTACAGGTTGGAAGGTGAAGAAGATGACAGCCTGCAGGTGGATGGGGAACAATATGATACAGAAGATTTTAATGACGAATTCTAATATAGACCCTGAACTTGAATCTCAGGACGACGATCTTTACGAACACCATAAGTTTACGGCAGATAAAGGCCAGCAACCGCTTCGGGTAGACAAGTACCTGATGAACTATATTGAAAATGCTACCCGCAACAAGATCCAGAAAGCGGCCAAGGACGGAAACATTTTCGTGAATAATGTGGCGGTAAAATCTAATTATAAGGTGAAACCGGGAGATGTAGTTCAGGTAATGTTTGAGCACCCGCCGTATGAATTCCTGCTCACGCCGGAAAATATTCCCCTGGATATAGTGTTTGAAGATGATTCATTGCTGGTTGTAAATAAACCGGCAGGAATGGTTGTGCATCCCGGCCATGGGAATTACAGTGGCACCCTAATAAATGCATTGGTATATCATATAGAGAATTTGCCAAACAACAGCAGTGAACGCCCTGGGCTGGTACACCGTATAGATAAGGACACCAGCGGCCTTTTGGTAATTGCAAAAACAGAGGTTGCCATGACCCATCTCTCCAAACAATTTTTTAAAAAGACCAGTTCCAGGGAATACGTAGCTCTGGTTTGGGGAAATGTTGAGGAAGATGAAGGGGTTATTGAAGGTAATATAGGTCGCCACCCTAAAAACCGACTTCAAAATACCGTGTATTTGGGAGATGATGAAGAGAATGGAAAACCGGCCATTACCCATTTCAAGGTGCTTGAGCGCTTAGGTTATGTAACACTGGTTTCCTGTAAACTTGAAACCGGAAGAACGCACCAGATAAGGGTTCATATGAAACACATAGGGCATACCCTTTTCAATGATGAGCGATATGGAGGCGATAAGATCCTTAAAGGTACTACGTTTACAAAGTACCGGCAGTTTGTAGAGAATTGTTTCAAGATCCTTCCACGGCAGGCACTACACGCAAAAACGCTTGGGTTTGTACATCCCGTAACCAAAGAATGGATGAGTTTTGAAACTCCCCTGCCTCAGGATATGGTAGATTGTATTGAAAAATGGCGTAATTATTCCATAAATCAAAAGGATTATCTGGAGGAGTAGGGCGTGCCCCCAATAAAAATTGGGGTCGGGCTTTCGGCAGTCGCTTCCCTCCTTAGGTCGGGAGAGCTCCAACAATGCCTCTATCCCTCACGCAGGATAGAACATATCAATAGCATCATCATAAATCTAAAAACAAGTTGATTTGTTCCTTCTTTTCAAAATCCTATTTTTACTTTCCAAATAGAGAATAAAGATATATTTAAATGAAAATAGTTATTTCTCCAGCCAAAACCCTGGATTACACCACCAAATTGCCTACTACCCGTGGTACACAGCCGGCCTTCACCGAAACCGCCGTAAAGCTGAATAAAAAACTTTCCGGGATAAGTAAAAAGAAGTTAGGGGAGTTGATGGATATAAGCGAGAAACTTGCTCTTCAGAATTACGAGCGCTACAAAAATTTTCAGCCTGAACATACTAAAAAGAATTCCCGACCCGCTGTCTATGCTTTTAACGGAGATGTATATGCAGGACTTGACGCGTATACAATTCCTGTTGAAAAACTTGACAGGCTGCAGGATAGCCTGAGGATACTTTCCGGAATGTACGGTATATTAAAACCTCTGGACCTTATTCAGCCTTATAGGTTAGAAATGGGTACATCTATAGGGATAGACCGCAAAAAAGATCTGTACGGGGTCTGGAAAAAAAAGGTGACAGATATGCTTAATGCCGAAATGGAAGAAGATGAAATTTTCATCAATCTTGCGAGTAATGAGTATTTTAAAGCGATAGATATCAAAAAATTAAAAGTTCCTGTAATAACTCCTGTTTTCAAAGACCTTAAGAACGGGAAATTAAAGATCATAAGCTTCTTTGCCAAGAAAGCCCGGGGATCTATGGTTCGGTACATTATTGATAAAAATGTAAAAGACATTGAAGGCCTGAAAGCATTTGATTATGACGGTTACCGTTACAGTGAAAACGAATCTGAAAAAAAGAATGAGTTGGTTTTCATAAGATGATCCTGTATTATCCAGGTATAAAAAAAGACTCCCGCTGGGGGTCTTTTTTTATTTAACTAATTATTAACCCGGGGAGGAGCTTCACTTTCTTCATTGAAATATATATTTTATAACTTTCAAAATCAAGAAGGAAATTTAAATATACTGGAATGAACATTAAAAAGGTTTTAGTAGCAAACAGAGGTGAAATTGCAATAAGAATATTTAGGGCATGTACAGAATTAGGCCTTAAAACAGTGGGTATTTATACTTTTGAAGACCGGTATTCCCTTCATCGATATAAAGCCGATGAATCCTACCAGATAGGGGAAGACAACGATCCTCTGAAACCATATTTGAACATTCGGGCAATAATCCAGGTTGCTAAAAAAAATGATGTGGACGCTATTCACCCGGGTTATGGATTCCTTTCAGAAAATGCAGAATTCGCTAAACAATGTGAAGAAAATGATATCATTTTTATTGGGCCTAAAGTAAGCGTTCTACAATCTCTGGGAGATAAAGTGCGGGCGAAAGAAGTAGCCGTTCAAAATGATGTTCCTATTATAAAAAGTAATGAAAGGGATCTTGAAACCCTGGAAATAGCAATGGAGGAAGCAACTGCAATAGGTTATCCATTGATGCTTAAAGCAGCCTCCGGTGGGGAGGCCGCGGGATGCGGGTTATAAGAGATGAAGAGCAATTAAAAGCAGCTTACCCTGAATCTAAAAGGGAAGCCGGCAATGCCTTTGGGGATGATACGGTTTTTATAGAAAAATTTGTCGAAAATCCCAAGCATATTGAAATCCAGATAGTGGCAGATAATCATGGGAATATGGTGCATCTCTTCGAGAGGGATTGTTCTGTGCAGCGCAGATATCAAAAGGTTATTGAGTTTGCTCCATCCGTAGGATTAAAAGAAGAAATAAAACAAAAGCTTTATGAGTATGCTTTAAAGATTTGTAAAGCGGTAGCATATAATAATATTGGTACGGTTGAATTTTTAGTAGAGGGAGATGAGATCTATTTTATCGAGGTAAATCCCAGAATTCAGGTAGAACACACCGTTACAGAGATCATTACCAATATAGATCTTGTAAAAACCCAGATCTTTATCGCCGGCGGTTACCGGTTGAGCGATAAACAAATCAAAATTGAAAGTCAGGAAAGCGTAGAAACAAACGGTTTCGCCCTTCAATGCAGGATCACCACAGAAGATCCCACCAATGATTTTAAGCCAGATTACGGTATAATAACTACTTACCGCAGTGCCTCCGGTTTTGGTATAAGGCTGGATGGAGGTAGCGTCTACCAGGGTGTAAAGATCTCTCCTTTCTTTGATTCTATGTTGGTTAAAGTATCTGCCAGCAGCCGTACCCTGGATGGTGCCTGTAGAAAAATGAGACGTGCCCTGGCAGAATTTCGCGTAAGAGGGGTGAAAACAAATATTGCTTTCCTTGATAATATCCTGGATCACAAAACATTTAGAGAAGGCAGGGTGACTGTGAATTTTATAAAAGATAACCCGGAACTCCTCATTATAAAAGAACCCCGCAACCGGGCTACTAAAATGGTGAAATTTCTGGGAGATATCACTGTAAATGGAAATCCTGATGTTAAGTTTATAGATCCCGCCGTGAAGCTTATTACGCCAAAAATCCCCAAATTTGATGAGTACGGGGAATACCCGAAGGGTACAAAAGACCTGCTTACCGAATACGGCCCCGAGAAATTTTCCCGCTGGATAAGGCACCAGGGAAAAGTGCAGTTTACAGATACCACCCTGCGCGATGCGCACCAAAGCCTGCTTGCCACCCGCATGCGCACCTATGATATGATGAAGGTGGCCGAAGGTTTTGCAAAAAATCATCCCAACACCTTTAGTATGGAGGTTTGGGGAGGTGCAACCTTTGATGTGTGCCTTAGATTCCTGAAAGAGGATCCCTGGGAGCGGTTAAGGTTATTGCGTAAGGCAATGCCCAACGTGCTATTGCAAATGCTGTTGCGGGGTTCAAATGGGGTAGGGTACACTGCGTATCCCGATAATTTAATTGAAAAATTTGTAACCGAATCCTGGGAAAATGGGGTTGATGTTTTCAGGATATTTGATTCGTTAAACTGGATGAAATCCATTGAACCCTGCATTAAATATGTGAGGGATAATACGGGGGGGCTTGCTGAAGCTTCTATGTGTTACACGGGAGATATTCTTGATCCCAAACGTACCAAATACACACTGGAATATTATGTACAGCTCGCCAGACAAATGGAAGATGCCGGCGCTCATATTTTGGGTATCAAAGATATGGCGGGGCTATTAAAACCTTATGCCGCTCAGGAATTAGTTTCCGCGCTTAAATCAAAGATCAATATACCCATTCACCTTCATACCCATGACACCTCTTCAATACAGGCCGCCACCTATTTAAAAGCTATTGAGGCGGGGGTAGATGTGGTAGACGTAGCCATTGGTGGCCTTTCAGGATTAACCTCGCAACCCAATTTCAACGCGATGGTTGAAATGCTGAAGTCTGAAGACCTGGCACCCGACTTTAATATGGATAAGCTCAATGAATATTCTCATTACTGGGAGGCAGTGCGCAGTTATTATTATCCATTTGAAAGCGGATTGAAAGCCGGCTCTGCCGATGTATATAAACACGAAATTCCCGGTGGGCAATATTCAAATTTAAAACCTCAGGCGGCATCTCTTGGGTTAGCAGACCGTTTTTATGAGATCACCGAAATGTATGAGCGGGTGAATGACCTGTTTGGTGATATTATCAAGGTAACTCCAAGTTCCAAGGTTGTAGGAGACATGGCCCAATATTTAGTTAGTAA encodes the following:
- the yaaA gene encoding peroxide stress protein YaaA, which translates into the protein MKIVISPAKTLDYTTKLPTTRGTQPAFTETAVKLNKKLSGISKKKLGELMDISEKLALQNYERYKNFQPEHTKKNSRPAVYAFNGDVYAGLDAYTIPVEKLDRLQDSLRILSGMYGILKPLDLIQPYRLEMGTSIGIDRKKDLYGVWKKKVTDMLNAEMEEDEIFINLASNEYFKAIDIKKLKVPVITPVFKDLKNGKLKIISFFAKKARGSMVRYIIDKNVKDIEGLKAFDYDGYRYSENESEKKNELVFIR
- the coaD gene encoding pantetheine-phosphate adenylyltransferase, yielding MKIAVFPGSYDPITLGHVDIIERALPLFDKIILAIGVNADKKYMFPLVDRVKFLEETFEEETKIEVMTYKGLTVDFCKEENAGFILRGLRNVIDLEFEKTIGQTNFKMAGIETVFLIASSGKEHISSTVVRDVRKNGGDFAFMVPGPVSRYDL
- a CDS encoding TonB-dependent receptor family protein, whose amino-acid sequence is MKDPAKVFLIISIMFYLGTINAQQIEGIVKNTSTELPVGNVIVQNLDSQTQVLSAPNGAFQIDYKTLPVDLRFSASGFESLNIQIKEEGVVNIYLIPLLENLSEVIIRGTHIPGELHRIPAAVSVLSRQDLEKTDPTNFAQAFNNVPGVYVNQGALNTTKLNIRGVGARSQYSTNRIQAYFNGFPLTTAEGELTLDDIDPEAISRVEVIKGPASSLYGAGLGGVINLFAEEAGRGTTASVNTLFGSYNMTRKSVSASHGSDNTNVFINYNDLQTDGFRENGEYERKSLLANVKLQTAGGNSLNFLTNFTRLKAFIPSSITEEALINSPESAASNWAAAKGFESYDRGMLGVSYEHLFSPTLANTTTVYLNFRDAYEPRPFDILKEERVSAGARSRFNLETAVFEKLTRISFGAEYYREWYESGTFENLYREFENIGSVLGSRLSNNEQDRNYSNIFAQLEMELSAKFKIETGVNINSTQYRLTDLFVEDEVDQTGDYKFKTILSPRIGATYELQRGKNFYASVSHGFSTPTVAETLTPEGQINTDLLPETGINYEAGFKGNWLGNNLYTEVAFYSIQIEDLLVAQRVAEDRYIGRNAGKTTHNGVEMFINYLYVPFEDFSIKPYFNASFNFFEFKEFEDRDNNFSGNKIPGVPESTVNLGLDISYGSFSIYSNLLAVGEIPLNDANSLFTNNYKLVNLKATYGFEVLKNLEITVSGGVNNALDDKYASSVLTNAIGFGAAAPRYYYPGNPRNYYTGIGGTFRF
- a CDS encoding PASTA domain-containing protein, whose product is MSLFKFIFSKTFLIQLGLAVLALIIIAFLTLQWLDFSTNQDQRIEVPDLSRLSLNVVEDRLDELDLRFEILDSANFNPDYPKYSVIDQVPLPGKHVKENRKIYLTLNPSGFRKVEVPDLIRRTRRQVEPTLRSLGFEIGDVTFKPDIAKDAVLELRHKGKLVQPGDELMKTSVIDLVLGDGSDRYRLEGEEDDSLQVDGEQYDTEDFNDEF
- a CDS encoding RluA family pseudouridine synthase, whose protein sequence is MIQKILMTNSNIDPELESQDDDLYEHHKFTADKGQQPLRVDKYLMNYIENATRNKIQKAAKDGNIFVNNVAVKSNYKVKPGDVVQVMFEHPPYEFLLTPENIPLDIVFEDDSLLVVNKPAGMVVHPGHGNYSGTLINALVYHIENLPNNSSERPGLVHRIDKDTSGLLVIAKTEVAMTHLSKQFFKKTSSREYVALVWGNVEEDEGVIEGNIGRHPKNRLQNTVYLGDDEENGKPAITHFKVLERLGYVTLVSCKLETGRTHQIRVHMKHIGHTLFNDERYGGDKILKGTTFTKYRQFVENCFKILPRQALHAKTLGFVHPVTKEWMSFETPLPQDMVDCIEKWRNYSINQKDYLEE
- a CDS encoding D-alanine--D-alanine ligase, with translation MKKKIAIAMGGYSSEYRISINSGNMVYKNLDRSKYEPYRVHIMQHEWFVVADDDTPYPINKSNFTVKIKDKVIVFDCVFNTIHGTPGENGLLQAYLNLVGIPQTSCDFYQAALTFNKRDLISVLKPYGIKTAINYFLNKGDEVLVDEIVGKVGLPCFVKANKSGSSFGITKVKNAEDLEQAIKFAFKEDDEIIIESFLDGTEVSVGVITYKGEVLALPVTEIVSENEFFDYEAKYLGKSQEITPARISDEQTLEVQEIAKHIYSRLKMRGLTRSEFIFHNNQAHFIEMNTTPGLSEASILPQQAAKANISLTDLFGSAIEAAL